The Apium graveolens cultivar Ventura chromosome 11, ASM990537v1, whole genome shotgun sequence genome has a window encoding:
- the LOC141695356 gene encoding uncharacterized protein LOC141695356, whose product MDNYQTIDIAIRELKCLLSFLQNYREVGFQEVMVEATEIANKMEVEPIFVEKRLVHRKMQFDESAGEDVTQSAEENFKNNYFLYIIDQVISSFGTRSFCDNLANITNYGENSDLNGDDLYEDLCMLRRNLPKGTKSVIDVLTYIKEMEGSYPNVWIAYMILIMIPVTVAYAERSFSKLKLIKSYLRSTMSRERLSD is encoded by the exons ATGGACAA TTATCAGACAATTGATATTGCTATCAGAGAATTAAAATGtctcctttcatttcttcaaaattATAGAGAAGTTGGATTTCAGGAAGTTATGGTTGAAGCTACTGAGATTGCCAATAAGATGGAAGTTGAACCGATATTTGTGGAAAAACGTCTGGTTCACAGAAAAATGCAATTTGATGAGAGCGCGGGTGAAGATGTGACACAATCAGCTGAagagaattttaagaataattatTTTCTCTACATTATTGATCAAGTTATTTCATCATTTGGTAccag GTCCTTTTGTGATAATCTTGCAAACATTACAAATTATGGTGAGAATTCAGATCTTAATGGTGATGATTTGTATGAAGACTTGTGTATGTTGCGCCGAAATTTGCCAAAAGGTACAAAGAGTGTTATAGACGTGTTGACATACATCAAAGAGATGGAAGGTAGCTACCCAAATGTCTGGATTGCTTATATGATTCTTATAATGATACCGGTTACTGTTGCTTATGCAGAACGAAGTTTTTCAAAGTTGAAGCTGATAAAATCCTACCTCCGTTCAACTATGTCTCGAGAAAGGTTAAGTGACTAG
- the LOC141697509 gene encoding uncharacterized protein LOC141697509: MTSLKEILTRRPVAATIRLTVPAGGARPAPPVGPALGQYRLNLMAFCKDFNARTQKYKPETPMAVTITAFKDNTFEFSVKSPSVTWYLKKAAGIESGSGRPGHVEASTISLKHVYEIAKVKQSDPFCAYMSLESISKSIIGTANSMGIQVKKDLD; encoded by the coding sequence ATGACATCTCTCAAAGAGATACTCACACGCCGCCCAGTCGCCGCCACAATCCGCCTCACCGTCCCTGCCGGCGGCGCCCGACCCGCCCCACCAGTAGGCCCAGCACTCGGTCAATACCGTCTGAACCTAATGGCATTCTGCAAAGACTTCAATGCAAGAACCCAAAAATACAAACCCGAAACCCCAATGGCTGTCACAATCACTGCTTTTAAAGACAACACTTTCGAGTTCTCCGTAAAGTCTCCGTCGGTGACTTGGTATCTTAAGAAAGCTGCTGGCATTGAGTCTGGTAGTGGTAGGCCTGGACACGTGGAAGCTTCTACTATTAGCCTTAAACATGTTTATGAGATTGCTAAGGTAAAACAGTCTGACCCGTTTTGCGCGTATATGTCGTTAGAGTCCATTTCTAAGTCCATTATTGGCACTGCTAATTCTATGGGGATTCAAGTTAAGAAGGACTTGGATTGA
- the LOC141695357 gene encoding putative cell wall protein: protein MAIKATSVLAFLVIFNVLVSFAIGRDIPKDTKNVDVKKPETFNQEGSVLIPGVGRVMIPPKKKCFFKGFNPFTYNPVTGTNTGHGISIPTLPNTGLPGYLPGNDDTFIPNPGFEVPTGFPAPPIRN, encoded by the coding sequence ATGGCTATCAAAGCTACCTCAGTCCTCGCCTTCCTTGTAATCTTCAACGTTCTTGTCTCGTTTGCCATTGGACGTGACATCCCAAAGGACACAAAAAACGTTGATGTGAAAAAACCAGAGACTTTCAACCAAGAAGGCAGTGTCCTCATTCCAGGAGTCGGGCGTGTCATGATCCCACCAAAGAAGAAATGCTTTTTCAAAGGGTTCAATCCTTTTACTTACAATCCCGTAACAGGCACCAACACAGGACATGGAATCAGCATTCCCACTCTCCCTAATACTGGTTTACCTGGCTACCTTCCCGGAAACGATGACACCTTTATCCCCAACCCAGGTTTCGAGGTTCCCACTGGTTTTCCAGCACCACCTATCCGTAACTAG
- the LOC141695358 gene encoding putative cell wall protein — protein sequence MATKATSVVLFLVIFSVLVSFAIGRDIPKDSKNVDVKKPETINQEGSVLIPGIGRVMIPPKKKKCFFKGVNPFTYNPVTGTNTGHGISIPTLPNTGLPGYVPGNDDTFIPNPGFEVPTGFPAPPIRN from the coding sequence ATGGCTACCAAAGCTACCTCAGTTGTCCTCTTCCTTGTAATCTTCAGCGTTCTTGTGTCGTTTGCCATTGGACGTGACATCCCAAAGGACTCAAAAAATGTTGATGTGAAAAAGCCGGAGACTATTAATCAAGAAGGCAGTGTCCTCATTCCAGGAATAGGGCGTGTCATGATTCCACCAAAGAAGAAGAAGTGCTTTTTCAAAGGTGTTAATCCTTTCACTTACAATCCCGTAACAGGCACCAATACAGGACACGGAATCAGCATTCCTACTCTCCCTAATACGGGTTTACCTGGCTACGTTCCCGGAAACGATGACACCTTTATCCCCAACCCAGGTTTTGAGGTCCCTACTGGTTTTCCAGCACCACCTATTCGTAATTAG